Proteins encoded together in one Pseudomonas sp. TCU-HL1 window:
- the dapC gene encoding succinyldiaminopimelate transaminase — MNDALNHLQPYPFEKLRALLAGAQPPAEKKAIALSIGEPKHRSPAFVAEALAASLEQLAVYPTTLGIPALREAIAHWCERRFKVPTGWLDAARHVLPVNGTREALFAFTQAVVNRADNGLVVSPNPFYQIYEGAALLAGAEPHYLPCLAENGFNPDFDAVSADVWQRCQILFLCSPGNPTGALIPVNTLKKLIALADEHDFVIAADECYSELYFDEQNPPAGLLTACAELGRADFKRCVVFHSLSKRSNLPGLRSGFVAGDADILKSFLLYRTYHGCAMPIQTQLASVTAWNDEVHVRANRALYREKFDAMLDILGPVLDVQRPDGGFYLWPKTPVDDETFTRELFAREHVTVVPGSYLSRAVNGFNPGAGRVRLALVAPLAECVEAGERIRDFIKGL, encoded by the coding sequence ATGAACGACGCCCTGAACCACCTGCAGCCCTACCCCTTCGAGAAACTCCGCGCACTGCTGGCAGGCGCCCAGCCCCCCGCGGAGAAGAAGGCCATCGCCCTGTCCATTGGCGAGCCCAAGCACCGCTCTCCGGCCTTCGTTGCCGAAGCCCTGGCGGCCAGTCTCGAGCAGTTGGCGGTGTACCCCACCACCCTGGGTATCCCGGCCCTGCGCGAAGCCATCGCCCACTGGTGCGAGCGGCGCTTCAAGGTCCCGACCGGGTGGCTCGACGCTGCCCGCCATGTGCTGCCGGTGAACGGAACCCGCGAAGCCCTGTTTGCTTTCACCCAGGCCGTGGTCAACCGTGCCGACAACGGCCTGGTGGTCAGCCCGAACCCCTTCTATCAGATCTACGAAGGTGCGGCGCTGCTGGCCGGCGCCGAACCGCACTACCTGCCGTGCCTGGCGGAGAACGGCTTCAACCCGGACTTCGATGCCGTGTCGGCGGACGTCTGGCAACGCTGCCAGATCCTTTTCCTCTGCTCCCCGGGCAACCCCACCGGCGCGCTGATCCCTGTAAATACCCTGAAGAAGCTGATCGCCCTGGCCGACGAGCACGACTTCGTGATTGCCGCCGACGAGTGCTACAGCGAGCTCTACTTCGACGAGCAGAACCCGCCGGCCGGCCTGCTCACTGCCTGCGCCGAGCTGGGCCGCGCCGACTTCAAGCGCTGCGTGGTGTTCCATAGCCTGTCCAAGCGCTCCAACCTGCCGGGCCTGCGTTCCGGCTTCGTCGCCGGCGACGCCGACATCCTCAAGTCCTTCCTGCTGTATCGCACCTACCACGGCTGCGCCATGCCGATTCAGACCCAACTGGCCAGCGTGACGGCCTGGAACGACGAAGTCCACGTCCGCGCCAACCGCGCCCTGTACCGCGAGAAATTCGACGCCATGCTGGATATCCTTGGCCCGGTCCTCGACGTCCAGCGCCCTGACGGCGGCTTCTACCTCTGGCCGAAGACTCCGGTGGACGACGAAACCTTCACCCGCGAACTGTTCGCCCGCGAACACGTCACCGTGGTCCCTGGCTCCTACCTGTCGCGTGCCGTGAATGGCTTCAACCCCGGCGCGGGCCGCGTGCGCCTGGCCCTGGTCGCACCGCTGGCCGAGTGCGTCGAAGCCGGTGAGCGCATCCGCGACTTCATCAAGGGCCTGTGA
- a CDS encoding ArsC family reductase, translating to MNITLYGIKACDTMKKARTWLEEQGVAYSFHDYKASAIDRANLEKWCAEHGWETVLNRTGTTFRKLDDAQKANLNQDKAIALMLAQPSMIKRPVLDLGDRTLVGFKPDLYADALK from the coding sequence ATGAACATCACCCTTTACGGCATCAAAGCCTGCGACACCATGAAGAAGGCCCGCACCTGGCTCGAGGAGCAAGGCGTGGCTTACAGCTTCCATGACTACAAGGCCTCGGCCATCGACCGCGCCAACCTCGAGAAATGGTGCGCCGAACACGGCTGGGAAACCGTCCTGAACCGCACCGGCACCACCTTCCGCAAGTTGGACGATGCGCAGAAAGCCAACCTGAACCAGGACAAGGCCATCGCCCTGATGCTGGCCCAACCGTCGATGATCAAGCGCCCGGTGCTGGACCTGGGTGATCGCACCCTGGTCGGCTTCAAGCCGGACCTGTACGCCGACGCACTCAAGTGA
- the dapD gene encoding 2,3,4,5-tetrahydropyridine-2,6-dicarboxylate N-succinyltransferase encodes MSNALFSIAFGVGTQNRQGNWLEVFYALPLLKPSEQLVAAVAPVIGYSAGNQAITISNAQAAQLATALKDIDAAQAALLTRLAESHKPLVATLLAEDAALTSTPEAYLKLHLLSHRLAKPHGLNLTGIFPLLPNVAWTSQGAVDLSELAERQLEARLKGELLEVFSVDKFPKMTDYVVPAGVRIADTARVRLGAYVGEGTTVMHEGFINFNGGTEGPGMIEGRVSAGVFVGKGSDLGGGCSTMGTLSGGGNIVISVGEGCLIGANAGIGIPLGDRNIVEAGLYITAGTKVALLDDQNQLVKVVKARDLAGQADLLFRRNSQNGAVECKTNKTAIELNEALHAHN; translated from the coding sequence ATGTCCAACGCACTCTTCAGCATCGCCTTCGGCGTCGGCACTCAGAACCGCCAGGGCAACTGGCTGGAAGTCTTCTACGCCCTGCCCCTGCTCAAGCCGTCCGAGCAGTTGGTCGCCGCCGTCGCCCCGGTGATCGGATACAGCGCCGGCAACCAGGCCATCACCATCAGCAATGCCCAGGCCGCTCAACTGGCCACCGCGCTGAAGGACATCGACGCCGCCCAGGCAGCCCTGCTGACCCGCCTGGCCGAAAGCCACAAGCCGCTGGTCGCCACCCTGCTGGCCGAAGACGCCGCCCTGACGTCCACCCCGGAGGCCTACCTCAAGCTGCACCTGCTGTCCCACCGCCTGGCCAAGCCCCACGGCCTGAACCTGACCGGCATCTTCCCACTGCTGCCGAACGTGGCCTGGACCAGCCAGGGCGCCGTCGACCTCTCCGAACTCGCCGAGCGCCAGCTGGAAGCCCGCCTCAAGGGCGAGCTGCTGGAAGTCTTCTCCGTGGACAAGTTCCCGAAAATGACCGACTACGTGGTTCCGGCCGGCGTGCGTATCGCCGACACCGCCCGCGTACGCCTGGGCGCCTACGTGGGTGAAGGCACCACCGTGATGCACGAAGGCTTCATCAACTTCAACGGCGGCACCGAAGGCCCGGGCATGATCGAAGGCCGCGTTTCCGCGGGCGTCTTCGTCGGCAAGGGTTCGGACCTGGGCGGCGGCTGCTCCACCATGGGCACACTGTCCGGCGGCGGCAACATCGTCATTTCCGTGGGCGAAGGCTGCCTGATCGGCGCCAACGCCGGCATCGGCATCCCGCTGGGCGACCGCAACATCGTCGAAGCCGGCCTGTACATCACCGCTGGCACCAAAGTGGCCCTGCTGGACGACCAGAATCAACTGGTGAAAGTGGTCAAGGCGCGCGATCTGGCCGGTCAGGCCGACCTGCTGTTCCGCCGCAACTCGCAGAACGGCGCAGTCGAGTGCAAGACCAACAAGACAGCCATCGAGCTGAACGAAGCCCTGCACGCTCATAACTGA
- a CDS encoding aminotransferase class V-fold PLP-dependent enzyme, producing the protein MSLNSPWRSDFPALSALESEGQTYLDSAATSQKPQAVLDALLGYYASGAANVHRAQHLPGERATRAFEGTRTQAAHWLNAANPAEILFTRGTTEAINLLAYGLEPVFQPGDQIVISALEHHANLLPWQQLALRRQLELIVLPLDDRGLIDMDQARQLIGPRTRLLAVSQLSNVLGRWQPLTELLPLARAQGALTVVDGAQGAVHGRHDVQAMGCDFYAFSSHKLYGPDGVGVLYGRSEALARLAHWQFGGEMVHTAAYQSADFHGAPLGFEAGTPAIASVIGLGAALAYLDSLDLAAVAGHEAALHAKLLAGLAARDGVRLVGAPELALASFSVDGVHNADLAHLLTEQGIAVRAGHHCAMPLMHSLGLQGAIRVSLGLYNDGTDLERFFNSLDKALELLR; encoded by the coding sequence ATGTCCCTGAACTCTCCCTGGCGCTCCGACTTCCCCGCCCTTTCGGCTCTCGAATCCGAGGGGCAGACCTATCTGGACAGTGCCGCCACCTCGCAGAAGCCCCAGGCCGTGCTGGACGCCCTGCTCGGTTACTACGCCAGCGGCGCGGCCAATGTGCATCGTGCCCAGCACCTGCCCGGCGAGCGCGCCACCCGCGCCTTCGAAGGCACCCGCACGCAGGCGGCGCACTGGCTGAATGCCGCCAACCCGGCGGAAATCCTCTTCACCCGAGGCACCACCGAGGCCATCAACCTGCTGGCCTACGGCCTGGAGCCGGTGTTCCAGCCCGGCGACCAGATTGTCATCAGCGCCCTGGAGCATCACGCCAACCTGCTGCCCTGGCAGCAGCTGGCCCTGCGCCGGCAGCTCGAACTGATAGTGCTGCCTCTGGATGATCGTGGCCTGATCGACATGGACCAGGCCCGGCAGTTGATCGGCCCGCGCACCCGGCTGCTGGCGGTGAGCCAGCTGTCCAACGTCCTCGGCCGCTGGCAACCACTGACCGAACTCCTGCCCCTGGCGCGCGCCCAGGGCGCCCTTACCGTGGTGGACGGTGCTCAGGGTGCCGTGCATGGCCGCCATGACGTGCAGGCGATGGGTTGCGACTTCTACGCCTTCTCCAGCCACAAGCTCTACGGTCCGGATGGCGTTGGCGTGCTGTACGGCCGCAGCGAGGCCCTGGCGCGTCTCGCTCACTGGCAATTCGGCGGCGAGATGGTCCACACCGCTGCGTACCAAAGTGCCGACTTTCATGGCGCCCCGCTGGGCTTCGAAGCCGGCACGCCGGCCATCGCCTCGGTGATAGGCCTTGGGGCGGCCCTGGCATATCTGGACAGCCTGGACCTGGCCGCCGTCGCCGGGCACGAAGCCGCACTCCACGCCAAGCTGCTGGCTGGTCTGGCCGCGCGCGACGGTGTGCGCCTGGTCGGCGCCCCCGAACTGGCCCTGGCCAGCTTCAGTGTCGACGGAGTGCACAACGCCGACCTGGCCCATCTGCTGACCGAACAGGGCATTGCCGTGCGCGCCGGCCACCACTGCGCCATGCCGCTGATGCACAGCCTTGGCCTGCAGGGCGCCATTCGCGTGTCCCTTGGCCTCTACAACGATGGCACTGACCTGGAGCGCTTCTTCAACTCCCTGGACAAAGCCCTGGAGCTGTTGCGATGA
- a CDS encoding SufE family protein — protein MSLPTQAQDALDAFAAAGGWEQRARLLMQWGERLEPLTDAERNDANRVHGCESQVWLVGEPQGARWHFRTASDARLIRGLLAVLLVRVNGLPGDELAAIDLADWFNQLGLGRQLSPSRSNGLNAVLKKMRELAHA, from the coding sequence ATGAGCCTCCCCACCCAGGCACAGGACGCCCTGGACGCCTTCGCCGCCGCCGGTGGCTGGGAACAGCGTGCGCGTCTGCTGATGCAGTGGGGCGAGCGACTGGAACCTCTGACGGACGCCGAACGTAACGACGCCAACCGGGTTCATGGCTGCGAAAGCCAGGTCTGGCTGGTCGGCGAACCTCAGGGTGCCCGCTGGCACTTCCGTACGGCCAGTGACGCCCGGCTGATCCGGGGCCTGCTGGCGGTGCTGCTGGTGAGGGTCAACGGGCTACCGGGTGATGAACTGGCCGCAATTGACCTCGCAGACTGGTTCAACCAGTTGGGACTGGGCCGGCAGTTGTCGCCATCACGCAGCAACGGCCTGAACGCCGTCCTCAAGAAAATGCGCGAGCTGGCACACGCATAA
- the tcdA gene encoding tRNA cyclic N6-threonylcarbamoyladenosine(37) synthase TcdA, whose translation MSTDERFGGIARLYGLEGLARLQAAHVAVVGIGGVGSWAAEALARSGVGEISLFDLDDVCITNTNRQVHAIEGAVGKAKVDVMADRIRAINPACVVHAVDDFVTRETMAEYITPELDAVIDCIDSVAAKAALIAWCKRRKIQIVTTGGAGGQVDPAQIQVADLNKTFNDPLAAKVRSTLRRDYNFSRTPGRTYSVPCVFSTEQLRYPKPDGSVCQQKSFVGEGVKLDCAGGFGAVMMVTAAFGMVAAARIVDKLVAGARRPSERTVGQGF comes from the coding sequence ATGAGTACAGACGAGCGTTTCGGCGGCATTGCCCGGCTTTATGGGCTGGAAGGACTTGCCCGTTTGCAGGCGGCGCACGTGGCTGTCGTCGGCATCGGCGGCGTGGGCTCCTGGGCGGCCGAAGCCCTGGCGCGTTCCGGTGTAGGGGAGATCTCCCTGTTCGATCTGGACGATGTCTGCATCACCAACACCAATCGGCAGGTCCATGCCATCGAGGGCGCCGTGGGTAAGGCCAAGGTGGATGTGATGGCCGACCGCATTCGTGCCATCAACCCGGCGTGCGTAGTTCATGCCGTGGATGACTTCGTTACCCGCGAAACCATGGCTGAGTACATCACCCCCGAACTGGATGCGGTGATCGACTGCATCGATAGCGTGGCGGCCAAGGCGGCGCTGATCGCCTGGTGCAAGCGGCGCAAGATCCAGATCGTCACCACCGGTGGCGCCGGTGGTCAGGTTGATCCGGCCCAGATCCAGGTCGCCGACCTGAACAAGACCTTCAACGACCCGCTGGCGGCCAAGGTGCGCTCCACGCTGCGCCGCGACTACAACTTTTCCCGCACGCCGGGGCGCACCTACAGCGTGCCGTGCGTGTTCTCCACCGAGCAGCTGCGCTACCCAAAACCGGATGGCTCGGTGTGCCAGCAGAAGAGCTTCGTCGGTGAGGGCGTGAAGCTGGACTGCGCCGGCGGTTTCGGCGCCGTAATGATGGTCACCGCCGCCTTCGGCATGGTGGCTGCAGCGCGGATTGTGGATAAGTTGGTGGCGGGGGCGCGGCGGCCGTCGGAGCGTACTGTGGGCCAAGGTTTTTAG
- a CDS encoding iron-containing alcohol dehydrogenase, which yields MRNFTFYNPTRIHFGEGQITKLARDIPAGSRVLVTHGGGSIFQNGVWQQVEQALAGHPVTRFGGIEPNPQFDTLVKAAQLAKAEQCDFIVAVGGGSVIDGSKFIAAAACYDGDPLDLLSGTRITAALPMGCVLTLAATGSESNPHGVVTHVARQEKLSFSSALLYPRFAILDPHTTFSLPPRQIGNGVVDAFVHTIEQYLTYPADAPLQDRYAEGLLLTLIEEGPKALTNPEDYAVRANLMWCATQALNGLLGCGVPQDWSTHMIGHELTALYHIDHAQTLALVLPALLAERRQVKREKLLQYAARVWGLKEGDEEQRIDAAIQATRDFFKRMGVPTRLSEHGLDADVIPQVLAQLERHGMTALSERHDLDLAASERILLRAL from the coding sequence ATGCGCAACTTCACCTTCTACAACCCCACTCGCATCCATTTCGGCGAGGGCCAGATCACCAAACTGGCACGGGATATTCCAGCCGGCAGCCGGGTACTGGTGACCCACGGCGGTGGCAGTATCTTCCAGAACGGCGTATGGCAGCAGGTCGAACAAGCGCTGGCCGGCCACCCGGTAACCCGATTCGGCGGCATCGAACCGAATCCCCAGTTCGACACCCTGGTCAAGGCCGCACAACTGGCCAAGGCCGAGCAGTGCGATTTCATCGTTGCCGTCGGGGGCGGCTCGGTGATCGACGGCAGCAAGTTCATCGCCGCAGCGGCCTGCTACGACGGCGATCCGCTGGACCTGCTCAGCGGCACGCGCATCACGGCGGCCCTGCCCATGGGCTGCGTGCTGACCCTGGCCGCCACCGGCTCGGAGAGCAACCCGCATGGTGTAGTCACCCACGTCGCCCGCCAGGAGAAGCTCTCCTTCTCCAGTGCCCTGCTCTACCCCCGCTTTGCCATTCTCGACCCGCACACCACCTTCAGCCTGCCGCCCCGGCAGATCGGCAACGGCGTGGTGGACGCCTTCGTCCATACCATCGAGCAGTACCTGACCTACCCAGCCGACGCACCGCTGCAGGACCGTTACGCCGAAGGCCTGCTGCTGACCCTGATAGAGGAAGGCCCGAAGGCGCTGACCAACCCCGAGGATTACGCCGTTCGCGCCAACCTGATGTGGTGCGCGACCCAGGCCCTGAACGGCCTGCTCGGCTGTGGCGTGCCGCAGGACTGGTCGACCCACATGATCGGCCACGAACTCACCGCCCTGTATCACATCGACCACGCCCAGACCCTGGCCCTGGTGCTGCCGGCGCTGCTGGCCGAACGCCGCCAGGTCAAACGCGAGAAGCTGCTGCAGTACGCCGCCCGTGTCTGGGGGCTGAAGGAAGGCGACGAGGAACAGCGCATCGACGCCGCCATCCAGGCCACCCGCGACTTCTTCAAGCGCATGGGCGTGCCCACCCGTCTGTCCGAACACGGCCTGGATGCCGACGTGATCCCTCAGGTTCTGGCCCAGCTGGAACGCCACGGCATGACGGCCCTGAGCGAGCGCCACGACCTGGATCTGGCAGCCAGCGAGCGCATTCTCCTGCGCGCACTCTGA
- a CDS encoding glycosyltransferase, translating into MPSRKFGLNLVVFVAVAALFTGIWALYNRPVTAPDWPEQISGYSFSPFRADQNPQTNRYPTDEQIRQDLELVSKQTDNIRTYSVDGSLADIPRLAEEFGLRVTLGVWISPDEERNEREIAKAIEIANASRSVVRVVVGNEALFRREISRKDLMVYLDRVRAAVKVPVTTSEQWHIWLKYPELAKHVDLVAAHVLPYWEFVPMEDSTEFVLERAKDLKKAFPKKPLLLSEVGWPSNGRMRGGADASQADQAIYLRTLVNTLNAKGYNYFVIEAFDQPWKASDEGSVGAYWGVYNLDRQPKFAFEGPVIAIPQWRMLAVASVVMALLALALTLIDGSALRQRGRTFLTFVAFAGGSVLVWIAYDYSQQYSTWFSLTVGLLLGVGALGVFIVLLTEAHELAEAVWVRKRRRPFLPVLADSAFRPKVSVHVPCYNEPPEMVKQTLDALANLDYPDYEVLIIDNNTKDPTVWEPVRDYCEQLGPRFKFFHVAPLEGFKGGALNYILPYTAPDAEVVAVIDSDYCVDRNWLKHMVPHFADPDIAVVQSPQDYRDGNENTFKRLCYAEYKGFFHIGMVTRNDRNAIIQHGTMTMIRRSVMDELKWADWTICEDAELGLRVFKSGYAAAYAHQSFGRGLMPDTFIDYKKQRFRWAYGAIQIMKGHARSLFLGKESKLKRGQRYHFIAGWLPWVADGLNIFFTAGALLWSAAMIIVPQRVDPPLLIFAIPPLALFFFKVAKIVFLYQRAVGVNLKDAFCAAVAGLALSHTIAKAVLYGFFTKSIPFFRTPKMRSNHGLLMALAEAREEVFIMLLLWGAAIGIAIVQGMPSPDVKFWVAMLLVQSLPYLAALIMALLSSLPKGQEEEQDEVATA; encoded by the coding sequence ATGCCATCGCGTAAATTTGGACTCAATCTGGTGGTCTTCGTGGCGGTCGCCGCGTTGTTCACCGGTATCTGGGCGCTTTACAACCGCCCGGTCACCGCGCCGGACTGGCCGGAACAGATCTCCGGCTACTCCTTCTCGCCCTTCCGCGCGGACCAGAACCCGCAAACGAACCGCTATCCCACCGACGAGCAGATCCGCCAGGATCTCGAACTGGTGAGCAAGCAGACCGACAATATCCGCACCTACTCGGTGGACGGCAGCCTGGCCGACATCCCGCGCCTGGCCGAAGAGTTCGGCCTGCGGGTGACCCTGGGTGTCTGGATCAGCCCGGACGAAGAGCGCAACGAGCGCGAGATCGCCAAGGCTATCGAAATCGCCAACGCCTCCCGCAGCGTAGTCCGCGTGGTGGTAGGTAACGAAGCCCTGTTCCGCCGCGAGATCAGCCGCAAGGACCTGATGGTCTACCTGGACCGTGTCCGCGCCGCCGTGAAGGTACCCGTCACCACCTCCGAGCAGTGGCACATCTGGCTGAAATACCCGGAGCTGGCCAAGCACGTCGACCTCGTAGCCGCTCACGTGCTGCCGTACTGGGAGTTCGTGCCGATGGAGGACTCCACCGAGTTCGTCCTGGAGCGCGCCAAGGACCTGAAGAAGGCCTTCCCGAAGAAGCCCCTGCTGCTCTCCGAAGTGGGCTGGCCGAGCAACGGCCGGATGCGCGGCGGCGCGGATGCATCCCAGGCCGATCAGGCGATCTACCTGCGTACCCTGGTCAACACCCTCAACGCCAAGGGTTACAACTACTTCGTGATCGAAGCCTTCGACCAGCCATGGAAGGCGAGTGACGAGGGCTCGGTGGGCGCCTATTGGGGCGTCTACAACCTCGATCGCCAGCCCAAGTTCGCCTTCGAAGGCCCGGTAATCGCGATCCCGCAGTGGCGAATGCTCGCCGTGGCCTCGGTGGTCATGGCCCTGCTGGCCCTGGCCCTGACGCTGATCGATGGCAGCGCCCTGCGCCAGCGTGGCCGCACCTTCCTGACCTTCGTCGCCTTTGCCGGTGGCTCGGTACTGGTCTGGATCGCCTACGACTACAGCCAGCAGTACAGCACCTGGTTCAGCCTGACCGTCGGCCTGCTACTGGGTGTCGGCGCGCTGGGGGTGTTCATCGTGCTGCTGACCGAAGCCCATGAGCTGGCCGAGGCCGTCTGGGTGCGCAAGCGCCGCCGCCCCTTCCTGCCGGTGCTGGCCGACAGCGCGTTCCGCCCGAAGGTGTCGGTGCACGTGCCCTGCTACAACGAGCCGCCGGAGATGGTCAAACAGACCCTCGATGCCCTGGCCAACCTCGACTATCCGGACTACGAAGTCCTGATCATCGACAACAACACCAAGGACCCGACCGTCTGGGAACCGGTGCGCGACTACTGCGAGCAACTGGGCCCGCGCTTCAAATTCTTCCACGTTGCCCCCCTGGAGGGTTTCAAGGGCGGCGCACTGAACTACATCCTGCCCTACACCGCGCCGGATGCCGAAGTGGTCGCCGTGATCGACTCCGACTACTGCGTGGATCGCAACTGGCTGAAGCACATGGTCCCGCACTTCGCCGACCCGGATATCGCTGTGGTGCAGTCGCCCCAGGACTACCGTGACGGCAATGAGAACACCTTCAAGCGGCTCTGCTACGCGGAATACAAGGGCTTCTTCCACATTGGCATGGTCACCCGCAACGACCGCAACGCCATCATCCAGCACGGCACCATGACCATGATCCGTCGCAGCGTGATGGACGAGCTGAAGTGGGCCGACTGGACCATCTGCGAAGACGCCGAACTGGGCCTGCGCGTGTTCAAGAGCGGCTATGCCGCAGCTTACGCGCACCAGAGCTTCGGTCGTGGTCTGATGCCGGACACCTTCATCGATTACAAGAAGCAACGCTTCCGCTGGGCCTACGGCGCCATCCAGATCATGAAGGGGCACGCTCGCAGCCTGTTCCTGGGCAAGGAATCCAAGCTCAAGCGTGGCCAGCGCTACCACTTCATCGCCGGCTGGCTGCCCTGGGTGGCCGACGGCCTGAATATCTTCTTCACCGCCGGTGCCTTGCTCTGGTCGGCAGCGATGATCATCGTGCCGCAACGAGTCGATCCGCCACTGCTGATCTTCGCCATCCCGCCGCTGGCGCTGTTCTTCTTCAAGGTGGCCAAGATCGTGTTCCTGTACCAGCGAGCGGTGGGGGTCAACCTGAAGGATGCCTTCTGTGCTGCGGTTGCGGGGCTCGCGCTCTCGCACACCATCGCCAAGGCCGTGCTCTATGGCTTCTTCACCAAGAGCATTCCGTTCTTCCGCACGCCGAAGATGCGCAGCAACCACGGCCTGCTGATGGCCCTGGCCGAAGCCCGCGAAGAAGTCTTCATCATGCTGCTGCTGTGGGGCGCGGCCATCGGCATCGCCATCGTCCAGGGCATGCCCAGCCCGGACGTGAAGTTCTGGGTCGCCATGCTGCTGGTGCAGTCGCTGCCCTACCTGGCGGCGCTGATCATGGCCCTGCTCTCCTCCCTGCCCAAGGGTCAGGAAGAGGAGCAAGACGAGGTCGCCACCGCCTGA
- the dapE gene encoding succinyl-diaminopimelate desuccinylase, which yields MSSLSPTLELACDLIRRPSVTPVDEGCQDLMMRRLEAAGFRIERMRIEDVENFWAIRGGEGPVLCFAGHTDVVPTGPVQAWQHQPFDALIDEQGMLCGRGAADMKGSLAAMVVAVERFIAEHPQHKGAIAFLITSDEEGPAHHGTKAVVERLAARGERLDWCIVGEPSSTSLVGDVVKNGRRGSLGGKLTVRGVQGHVAYPHLAKNPIHLAAPALAELAAEHWDDGNTFFPPTSFQVSNLNSGTGATNVIPGELVAVFNFRFSTESTVEGLQRRVETVLDKHGLDYHLEWALSGLPFLTEPGELLDAVSASIKAITGRDTTPSTSGGTSDGRFIATMGTQVVELGPVNATIHQVNERVLASDLDLLTDIYQQTLVRLLAQ from the coding sequence ATGTCGTCCCTGTCCCCCACCCTCGAACTTGCCTGCGACCTTATTCGCCGACCGTCTGTCACCCCGGTCGACGAAGGTTGCCAGGACCTGATGATGCGTCGCCTGGAAGCCGCCGGCTTCCGTATCGAGCGCATGCGCATCGAGGATGTGGAAAACTTCTGGGCCATCCGTGGCGGTGAAGGCCCGGTACTCTGCTTCGCCGGCCACACGGATGTGGTTCCCACTGGCCCGGTGCAAGCCTGGCAGCACCAGCCGTTCGATGCCCTGATCGATGAGCAGGGCATGCTCTGCGGCCGCGGCGCGGCCGACATGAAAGGCAGCCTCGCGGCCATGGTGGTAGCGGTCGAGCGCTTCATCGCCGAGCACCCGCAGCACAAAGGCGCCATCGCCTTCCTAATCACCAGTGACGAAGAGGGCCCCGCCCATCACGGCACCAAGGCCGTGGTCGAGCGACTGGCCGCCCGTGGTGAGCGCCTGGACTGGTGCATCGTCGGCGAGCCGTCGAGTACCTCCCTAGTGGGTGACGTGGTGAAGAACGGTCGTCGCGGCTCCCTGGGCGGCAAGCTGACCGTGCGCGGCGTGCAAGGCCACGTGGCCTACCCGCACCTGGCGAAGAACCCCATCCACCTGGCCGCACCAGCCCTGGCCGAACTGGCCGCCGAGCACTGGGATGACGGCAACACGTTCTTCCCGCCGACCAGCTTCCAGGTCTCCAACCTCAACTCCGGCACCGGCGCCACCAACGTGATCCCCGGTGAACTGGTGGCGGTGTTCAATTTCCGCTTCTCGACCGAATCCACCGTGGAAGGCCTGCAGCGCCGCGTCGAGACGGTCCTCGACAAGCACGGGCTGGACTATCACCTGGAATGGGCCTTGTCCGGCCTGCCCTTCCTCACCGAACCGGGCGAATTGCTGGACGCGGTGTCCGCCAGCATCAAGGCCATCACCGGCCGCGACACGACACCCTCCACCAGCGGCGGCACGTCCGATGGCCGTTTCATCGCCACCATGGGCACCCAGGTGGTCGAGTTGGGCCCGGTGAATGCCACCATCCACCAGGTGAACGAGCGGGTACTGGCCAGCGACCTCGACCTGCTGACCGATATCTATCAACAGACCCTGGTCCGCCTGCTCGCCCAATGA
- a CDS encoding putative RNA methyltransferase yields MKLICPLCQGALSTRDQGLVCPANHSFDRARQGYYNLLPVQHKKSRDPGDNATMVEARRRFLDGGHYAPLASRLAALAAERDPETWLDIGCGEGYYTGQLGMALPATDGYALDISREAVKRACRRAQQLHWMVASMARVPLADGSCDLLASVFSPLDWQEALRLLAPGGGLLRMGPTREHLLELREKLYDEVRDYDDQKHLAQIPDGMRLAHSETLSYRLNLADADARTDLLAMTPHGWRASAERRAAVIAEAFEVTVSIRYDWIERI; encoded by the coding sequence ATGAAGCTCATCTGCCCCCTTTGCCAGGGCGCCCTGAGCACCCGCGACCAGGGCCTGGTGTGCCCGGCCAACCACAGCTTCGACCGCGCGCGCCAGGGCTACTACAACCTGCTGCCGGTGCAGCACAAGAAGAGCCGCGACCCAGGCGACAACGCCACCATGGTCGAGGCTCGTCGGCGCTTCCTCGACGGGGGGCACTATGCGCCGCTGGCTTCCCGCCTGGCGGCCCTCGCCGCGGAGCGCGATCCGGAAACCTGGCTGGATATCGGCTGCGGCGAAGGCTATTACACCGGCCAACTGGGCATGGCGCTGCCGGCAACCGACGGCTACGCCCTCGACATCTCCCGCGAGGCGGTGAAGCGAGCCTGCCGCCGCGCCCAGCAGCTTCACTGGATGGTCGCGAGCATGGCACGCGTGCCCCTGGCCGATGGCAGTTGCGATCTGCTGGCCAGCGTCTTCAGCCCGCTGGACTGGCAGGAAGCCCTGCGCCTGCTGGCGCCCGGCGGCGGCCTGCTGCGCATGGGGCCGACCCGCGAGCACCTGCTGGAACTGCGCGAGAAGCTGTACGACGAAGTCCGCGACTACGACGACCAGAAGCACCTGGCACAGATTCCCGACGGCATGCGCCTGGCCCACAGCGAAACCCTGAGCTATCGCCTGAATCTGGCCGATGCAGACGCCCGCACCGACCTGCTGGCCATGACACCCCATGGCTGGCGCGCCAGCGCCGAGCGTCGCGCCGCGGTGATCGCCGAAGCGTTCGAAGTGACGGTATCCATTCGCTACGATTGGATCGAGAGAATCTAG